The DNA sequence ctaagaagattgcaaggaatgcctctctaagatcgtttgacaaattcaaacacgctcctcgttcgcacgagcctaaaaggcgacaaccaacgctcctcgttcgcacgagcataaaaggcgacaaccaacgctcctcgttcgcacgagcctaaaagccgacaaccaaagctcctcgttcgcacgagcctaaaaggtgacaacaaacgctccttgcctgcacgagctgaaactgcaaacggcaccaaacgctccttgcctacacgagctgaaactgcaaacggcaccaaacgctcctggcccgcaagagcataaactgtgtacggcaaaatcatcaaaaaaaaaaaaaaaaaaaaaaaaaaaaaaccatcactcatttgaactacgtcatgacttgatccctcctcaaccaagggtacgtaggcaacttgaaacttcaaaacttcaagtacagtcacatcatcaaaataaaaaaaaataaaaataaaaaaaaagggaaataacacatcttggtgatgtatatgttttatctgtatttagcacaatacactaaataaaataaagcatgttcattgatctccgagaaattacaagtgcgtacaaaaaaaaaaaaaaaaaaagaaaaaaaaaaaaaaagaaagagagatggagctttcataaaggttgttcacgtgaagccccactacttgggaaaactacagaagcgggaggcatcaaagaagaggcctcaatacttgttGGAACactagatgagccaggaaaaaggtgcctctggaagaaagcagcaagtctttgacggtcactttgaattcgaccactggattcttgcagctcatcaagcttcctcttcatgcccgtcgaatagttatttgcaagcacatgcaaacttctattctcgtgcttaagctgtttgatctcttgcttaagagtttccacctccgccatcaatgattccacttggcgggatcgagcaagtaggcgttggcccatgttggacacagagcctgcgcactgaacactgagagttagggactcttgaacggccaactcatcggaccgttctgaaagcagcctactatcttttggagtgaagaagttcctagctactatcgtagctgttgttgcgtccttcatcacagaatcttcacctgtcaaagggccattagaagataagaaagaagggcaccatacatttacctgacgcggcgcactcggatcactgctgagactcaaatctaaacaaatgttagacgggttagccattgtcaaaaggttaaaagagaaaggtggatggagtaaaatcagaaagggccgaagacgattttcacaaacgagcgatcttcaaagtgtgcatgttggaggtgatcgatacctctataaaaaaccaaggcgacacgaccaccgattcaaaaaatcggattttcctgcgtgaagttcggcgacgctttcgcggcttttcagataacgcgttcaactttgtcaaaagatctctgacaaagttgaaaacacgtgaaggttatcatcccaactacgcgcctttgccaacaagcgtggtgacagagccgcacccgtgactactttttcgaagaggcgctcgctcagaaatcgaagagacgcttgttaaaaaatcgaagagacgtttgtcgacaagggtaaaagaacataacttgctattgggaaatccctatatatgtcgaccttcatcttttatggcaaggcagacctaaaaaaaaaaatgcccaactcttcctcacctctgagggcgcactcccagcaaagcctctcgaaatactcaattttttttcttcttccccaaagaagataccagatgcctggagtacagatgaggcaggaggaaacggtaaatcgaagcatgtggagacaagcacaacaaatatatgtgctgattcattcgctgcttcttcaaaagcaaaagtatctcatatcatcaagggcgaaagcaaaggtatctcatatcatgctttttccctgtcttttcctttgcccttgttctcacctgccaagacaaggacagagaaagcaatatgtcggaacctccactcaaacttgcgctgccaccaagaagtgagggtccattcaaatgcaaggtttgcattcaactcctgcatcagaggacaaatactacaagagaagatgccacacctgcataaggaaataccacttctgcaaaggggagcaagtaaggcaagtaaaaatgatacatcgaagcatatggagacaagcacaacaaatatatgtgctgattcattcgctgcttcttcaaaagcaaaggtatctcatatcatgccttctccatgtcctttcctttgtccttgttcttactcgcatgacAAAGtgaagaagcaatcagccggcacttggagtcagtcttccgatctggaaccaactgcctggaatctattccctagttgcttacctagcgttgctctcgagtagtcatcttcaacggttgatacacttccaaaGAAGGGACCACTtatgcaaaggggagcaagtaaggcaagtgaaaatgatacattgaagcatgtggagacaagcaacaactgcatatgctgagctatcctctaaccctcttcaatacgaattggagagattgaacaaagaaacaggaaaaaaaaggagtaaagctcagaccttcggaggagaccaaaagaatcctgctgcccagttcaagagtagcacaaaggaaaatcaacgattggaggaaaccagaaaatctttcagtcgaactcaagatcaagcctcgatggcccttgaagaaatttccagcccagttcaagactaagcctgtggaaaatcaacgattggaggaaaccagaaaatcttccagtcgaactcaagatcaagcctcgatggcccttgaagaaatttccagcccagttcaagactaagcctgtggaaaatcaacgattggaggaaaccagaaaatcttccagtcgaactcaagatcaagcctcaatggcccttgaagaaatttccagcccaattcaagatcaagcctcgacagcccttgggttgacatctacattaagggacttcaaaacgcatcttctacacgtgacaagcacatgtctacgacgcgccttgaagtgggggcatttgtagacatcgaaatttcagtaaaacaaatgttcaccaatgcattaaagttttgacgtgtcaaggcatacatggcatacgccacgtgttgtacaaattgtacacatggcgtgtgactcaacaaaataggaagaaatacccttgaaggattaaacaagtttttcttctcattttgggcaatgacaaggcaagtacatttcaatccattgaggatcaaaacaagtttttcttctcatgttgggcaatgacaaggcaagcacacttcaatccattacggatcaaagcaagtttttctcatttgggcaatgacaaagcatacacatttcaagtttaaaatggtgttaagtgggaaattaggccataagttagaccacttcaagtttaaaatggtattaagtgggaaattaggccataagttacaccacttcaatttcaatattgcattaagtgggaaattagaccataagttagaccacttcaagtttaaaatggtattaagtgggaaattaggccataagttacaccacttcaatttcaatattgcattaagtgggaaaattaggcaatggtgcttggaaaggaaaaaaatattttgtggtggtgattcattctcaaagcctataaataggcttctccatcaaggtatcaagcatcaaggaattcacaaatacatttctctactcccaaattggaagagaattccccaaatccttgaagctttgaaactccaaagctctcaagcatccaaattcccaagaattccgaaggatcaagaaagcactcttcgttcttcgtcaaatcctccttcaagatcaagccccaacggcccttgaagaactcccaccaactcaagatcaagccccgacggccccttgaagaaagtgttcatcattcatcatccgttcatcctaagatcaagctccaacggccctttggatcaacaacctcaacaaacccatacacccattcttcaagatcaagcccaacgccccttgaagatccgttcaacaactgttcatccaagatcaagccccgacggcccttggatcaacaaacaaatccacacatctattcttcaagatcaagcccaaaagcctttgaagaaaaccaactgttcattcaagatcaagcttcgacggcccttgaagaaaaccaaccgttcttcaagatcaagcccaaaagcccttgaagatccgctcatccatcaacattcaagatcaagccccgaaggcccttgaagaaacttacaattgttcatccaagatcaagcctcgacggcccttggatcaacaaatctaCATCTTACAGAGATAGAATCAGatgaccaaatttgagagagatcgtaaccccaaaatcataaacacaaaaaatattattttgtacacgtttattctggtttcttgtttcaagaaatctttcgtgttcacaggAACAAGAGTAAGTTGGTCATTTAATCGTTCGGTTCCGTGCTATCATGCACTTACCAAACGTAGAACGGAACAACCGTACCGTTCCATCCTGCGCGTACCAAACATAACACAGAACATTCGTTTCGTCCCATCCCGTCCCATCCCGTCCtatcccattccgttccgttccgtcccgtttgcgtaccaaacggtacctataTGGCCTTATGCTAGTGGTACAGTGATGCCGTATACAACTACCGCGAGACTAGCATAGTAGTGCAGGCATTAGGGTTCATGTACCATCATGCATCAAATCCACGCGGGGGAGGTCACAAAATACTTACGTATTCACATATAGACGGTAAATTGAACATGTAACTGCTGATATTTCAAAGTTGTTACGATAAATATCCATTAAACCACCTAAAACATCGTCATGACTTGCCGGGGTGAACATGTAGAACCATTCTTCAATGTCTATTACAAAAGTAGAAACCACGCTTCTTTTATACATAACAAGGAATACAAACCGATGTCCTACATGCCCTCGCGACAAAGCATGCTAGCCCATAGCATACTTCTGGGTCCAGCTCCTTGCGGTTGTCTCGTACTTTGACCGGTCTGTCTTGTACATATGAGCAATTTCCGGCACCAAGGGATCATCTGGGTTTGGGTCCGTCAACAGGGAACAGATGGATAGCAATACCTGAAATAGGAAACAAGAACCTTTCCCACCCACTTAAAAAACTGGCAGATATCAAACAGTGAAAAGGGTGCATAGCAACCGTGTATTAACAAATGACAGCCTTCCACAGTGCACCCACTCTCGAAATGTTTCCTGCAACAATGGAGAGCAGAGCCAGTGGCATATGCTCCTTGATGGAAATCCAGATGAGGCGTACATGGTGAAGATTAAAATTAAGTAATTTGTGAACAAAGCATTTAATCAGACACGCAGCCATCTGGACTTCAGCATGGAAAATATGCAATTTGTGGGGTTATTCATGGTAATCACCAACCCACATGTATCTTGGACTGGAAAAATTGAAACATATGACATTATTAAATCATAACGAGTCACGAAGAGATCAGAACCTTAGATATGGTGAGAGCAGGGCTCCACTGCTCTTTCAAAATGTCAAGGCAGATACTTCCATTGCTGTTGATATTGGGATGAAATACCTTAGTCCTAAAGGCAACCTGCAAAAACAATTTGGTGAAAGAATATTAATAGATTGAATTTCATCTTCAGCCAAAGCATTggcaacaattcaaaacatgatATACTATTGACATTTCCCTGAAAAGGGTCAATTTGAGATCTGATGAGCCAGCCAGGTTCAACCGTATCTTCTCAGGCCATTACCAGCCGAACCCCAAGTCATACACGGAACTGAACATGCTGATGCAATGGGAGGTGGCTAAGACATAGGCCTAAGTGTTTGACTTGGCCCATGGCCCTATATATTTAAGGCATCAAGAATGTTTCAACACATACTTTTACTGTTAAGTAGTTTAACAAGACAAATATCATACAAGTCAATGAAAATCCAAGGGAGTAAGAGTTAATTGGACAAAGACTTAATCATCACCACctaccaaaacaaaaatacaatccCTTCCCTATCAAAGAGCAACAACTTTGTCGCATGCCAGAATCAAATAGATGGAAAAACTGAAAAGTTGTTGGATGACTAAACTATACCACCGCACGCTAAAACTCCAAACACTATTGAAACACCGCCACCTGATCCAGTGGTTGTTCTCAATGTCACCATGCCTATGTCCTCGTACTGTGTTGTCATCCAAATATCactagtttttataaaatttggttcccTAATCTCATAGACAATGAATTGGGGATTTGGGATTCAATTCAATATAGGACAaactgattaaaaaaaatgggtacTTTCTTAAAATGTTCATACATTTTCAACCTCTTAATTGTAAGTTCCAACCATGGAAGAATCACATTATGCGGTACAATTTCTCTGACACTGTGACtaaaaaaccataatatttATTGGATCTCTTGACAATGCATGAACACACCCCAAACCAAAACCAAGGGGATAGGGAAAAGGGGGCATGGGGAAGAAACAACAGTTGGCAATAATGCCATCGCTATGAAGCTAAATTAACAACTTTAACAAGGAAATTAAAATTCCATACCTTAGGTGGTTTGAATGGATAATCAGGTGGGAAATGAATGGTAACTAGAAAGACACCCCCTGCATAAGGACTATCTGGAGGGCCCATTATCGTTGCTTGCCAATGGAACATGTCCTCAGCAACAGGCCCTGACATCGAACACAAGTAACCTCATAATCGTTTCATAGCAAATCATTTTTAAAATGCATATTACATATAAATTTAACACACAAAGTTCAAGCAACTAAATGCATGCCTTCTTCAGCAACTAGAAACTTGTTACTTCCACAGTTCAGTaaatattagaaagaaaaacaaaacctgTTGAAAAAAGTGTGTATCTTTGATTGAGTCTCAATCAGGCAACAACTCAATAAAAGATCAATGGTGATCAACCATGACAAATTCGCTACCGGGTGCAAATTCCCTCCCCATAACAGTATGAACTTTAATCATTGACACCACTATTCGCATAGCTCAAGTCAAATTTCAGTTAGCACATTACAATTCTGAACATTCAtaagttttcaactttgtctATCACAAGATTTTACATATCCGAAATGTCTTCCAACCCTGTGATGAATAAAAGATCCTTTATTTCATTGACACAACAAAACTTCCGAATAACTCAAGTCAATTTCGGTTAGCACACTACAACACTTAAAATTCACTAGCTTTCAAAAATTGTTCAATCGCAAAATTGCATTGGaagaaaaccaaacaaaaaaatgccTACCAAAGATCCAACCATGCAATCCAAAACATAAttttcacaaaacccaaaattctTTCTGCAAAAAGTAACTTAAGCTACAACAAACACAAAACCAAACAAGCCAATTACACACAACCCATATCGGAAAAAGGCTCAAAATTCACAGATCGAGCTTCGAAATCGGCTGAGAACATTAAAAAACGAAAGTAAAGGGTAAAACCACACAGAAAAAAGGTAAATAAGAAGAGGGGTCGAAGAAGAAGGGGATTATACCTGCGCTGCAAGAGGTCGGGGGGTCCTTCTGGAGATCTTTAAGCTCCTTCAAGATCCGTTTGGAAGCCATGGATGGACCTCGCAGATCGTACGGATCTAAGGAAGGAAGGGGGCGTTGCTTTGACagagaggagaagagagagagaagaggaaggaacttgACAAAGTGTCCAATAATAAGAAGATGATATGCAGGGACGGAATAATAATAATGTATTTTTGTCACTATCTGCCCGATAGATGTGAAAGTAAGGGTGGATTCGGTTTTACCccgttcaattttttttttgtcaaaatcgaaatcaaaccgaaattttgatttggtttggttttgttcggtttaatttttttcagtttttattcggtttgatttaattttggtttgatttttttctactagatttcggtttggtttggtttttttataaaccatttttctttaatttgaaaATTGGTCTATGCTCTACAACTTCGCttacaattttttcatttcatagaaattagagaaagaaaaaaagaaagaagatacAGGGAGGGTCGGGTggggagaaaagaaagaaagaaaacagagGGTCGGATGGggagaaaaaaatggaagaaataaGAGGATTGGGTGGGAGAAGAAAAAAGACTTGGATTATGGGTTAATGGTTGGCCTAAAGCAAAAGCTTAAAACTTGGGTCTAAACTTAAATTTGGCTTGGAATATAAACACTCaaacattaaataaataaataaacttaattatatttaattcagtttggtttagtttttgaatcatcgaaaccgaaaccaaaccaataactttcggttcggttcgatttTCTTACTTCGGTTCGGGTTTTTTCGATTTTGGTTCGGTATTCAGttcgggtttttttttgttttcgattttttcAACCCACCcctaggagagagagagagagagattccaaAGAGGTTCTTGCTTTTAATGAATCTTATTGTATGATTCTAAGCCGTTGATTTTAATGACTGTGTTAGATTGTGGATTTTCAACGGCTGTGGATGGCGTTTGGAGGGTACTTGACCACTTGGCCCTGCTTT is a window from the Pyrus communis chromosome 16, drPyrComm1.1, whole genome shotgun sequence genome containing:
- the LOC137720955 gene encoding ubiquitin-conjugating enzyme E2-17 kDa, which codes for MASKRILKELKDLQKDPPTSCSAGPVAEDMFHWQATIMGPPDSPYAGGVFLVTIHFPPDYPFKPPKVAFRTKVFHPNINSNGSICLDILKEQWSPALTISKVLLSICSLLTDPNPDDPLVPEIAHMYKTDRSKYETTARSWTQKYAMG